The window ATTTGAAAATTCAAAGGAGCTGGGTTGTGAAAACTTTTTGTACACAAAATGTTTGCCATGACATGTTCTCCAACACCCCAAGGGAAAGCTTAGGTACAACACTGGTTTAATTACAAAAGAGAATCAACATTAACTTGTGAGAGATTAAATTGTCTCTTCGTGTTGCCAAGGTGTGAAAATAACCAGAGAAACAGTCAGAGGTATGTGGAAAACTTTTAATTGTCAAAGCTTGTTGTGTATTTGAAAGGCAGACAGTACTCGCTAACACTTTCACGTAAGAAACCAATTTCAACAATTCCTTTCCAGAAAGTTAAAATACAGGAACCACCAAATGTggctaaatgtaaatgtgacgTAAAGTGTCACATTTCCCCTTTGTGTCAAAGTATATCCCACGgagttgatgaaaaaaaaaaatattaaaacatagaAGTGGACAGGAACacttagaaaacaaaaagtgtaaagAAACGCTTTCACTTGATGAAGCACCCACACATTTAACACCAACAGACAGAATAAATAATGTTATGTGGAATAAACATAACAATTCTTAAGAATTATCGCTCACAGCTCGCGATACAGTTGCACTGTATCAGAAATCGCCCTTACAGGCCCAAATACCTTTCAGTAATTTTAAGATAGAGATCCATCTAAAGTGCAAAGGACACAACTTGTGTATTTGAATACCCTCCAATCTAAAGTTACTTGATTTGATACCCAAGTGCTTAAGTCCCTGAATATTTGAGTTTTGACATCCATGGAAATttagcagacaaaaaaaaccctgaccaATTTGGATTTCTAAAGAAAAACTGGTAGAAAAAGATTGtgtttttctaaagaaaaacacaatgcaacatTTCCTGTTGAACCTGATTTTTTGCCCagaaaacattgcaaaaatttTGCGCAATTCATCAACATGcaagtcatgttttttttgttttttttttataccaacaACTTTTCACAGGGTACGCTGACGTCCCTGGCACTGCTGACAACCTACCACTGACAGACTGCTCTTTGCCCAAGTCTCCAAGTAGAAAAAGTGGAAAGAGAGCGAAGCAGGGGTAGATAGACGGGAGCGGGGAGGATTGTCTAGCCCGCAACGACCTCCAACACTCTTACTAAAGACAGATCCAAGTTCAAAGGATTTGAAAATTCAAAGGAGCTGGGTTGTGAAAACTTTTTGTACACAAAATGTTTGCCATGACATGTTCTCCAACACCCCAAGGGAAAGCTTAGGTACAACACTGGTTTAATTACAAAAGAGAATCAACATTAACTTGTGAGAGATTAAATTGTCTCTTCGTGTTGCCAAGGTGTGAAAATAACCAGAGAAACAGTCAGAGGTATGTGGAAAACTTTTAATTGTCAAAGCTTGTTGTGTATTTGAAAGGCAGACAGTACTCGCTAACACTTTCACGTAAGAAACCAATTTCAACAATTCCTTTCCAGAAAGTTAAAATACAGGAACCACCAAATGTggctaaatgtaaatgtgacgTAAAGTGTCACATTTCCCCTTTGTGTCAAAGTATATCCCACGgagttgatgaaaaaaaaaaatattaaaacatagaAGTGGACAGGAACacttagaaaacaaaaagtgtaaagAAACGCTTTCACTTGATGAAGCACCCACACATTTAACACCAACAGACAGAATAAATAATGTTATGTGGAATAAACATAACAATTCTTAAGAATTATCGCTCCGCACAGCTCGCGATACAGTTGCACTGTATCAGAAATCGCCCTTACAGGCCCAAATACCTTTCAGTAATTTTAAGATAGAGATCCATCTAAAGTGCAAAGGACACAACTTGTGTATTTGAATACCCTCCAATCTAAAGTTACTTGATTTGATACCCAAGTGCTTAAGTCCCTGAATATTTGAGTTTTGACATCCATGGAAATttagcagacaaaaaaaaccctgaccaATTTGGATTTCTAAAGAAAAACTGGTAGAaatttctaaagaaaaacacaatgcaacatTTCCTGTTGAACCTGATTTTTGCCCagaaaacattgcaaaaatttTGCGCAATTCATCAACATGcaagtcatgtttttttttttgttttttttccaaacaacttTTCACAGGGTACGCTGTCGTCCCTGGCACTGCTGACAACCGACCACTGACAGACTGCTCTTTGCCCAAGTCTCCAAGTAGAAAAAGCGGAAAGAGAGCGAAGCAGGGGTAGATAGACGGGAGCGGGGAGGATTGTCTAGCCCGCAACGACCTTATCAGGTCAGGCAAGCAGAGCCCTTCTTATTTTacagagagaagtgagagaaCGTCTACATACAGGCCATGttcctctgttctctctttgGTCAATCTATACATTATGTACAAAGAATGCTTAGACTGATGATGTGCTCCCTCAGTTGGCGCGAGCCATGCGCGTTTCTGCACCGAAGTAGTTGAGCATCGTCTGGACGAGCTCCGGCAGATCGCAATCGTGTTTCCAGCCCCAGTCTTTCCGTGCGTTGGAGTCGTCGAAGTTCATTGGCCAGCTGTCAGCTGGAAAGGAACAGACAGGGGGACAGAACAGAATTTAATCTCAATAACGAACAGCATGTTGGTTTGAGTTTCCTGCATGCATCGGTTTCTGATGAAAAGTTTCTCCCTCGAACTTGAGACAGCAGCGCTCATCAATTGTGTAACACTGagctacatatatatatttgccaATAGCCTCGTTGCCCTGAACTGAGACTATTcgactttttaaagaaaaaaaaaccccacaatcTTCCTCTTCCACATGAAAAGTACATTtcatgagaaataaaacaaacccttGCTCAGTTTTATACACTGaggggttttgctgctgcaCCCTTAcgtggtctggtatgaccagtaacTTACGGAGTACGGAGCCTAACGTTAGCTAACTTTAAATAGATAATATTGAGTAACTGCGACTGCTATGTCAGCATGTTGActttatgaatttatttgtgCCCCTGTTATACTACATTGGAGCTTGTCACGACGTAGTATAACAGGACGTCTTTAAAGCAGCTGACTCGAGAGGATCCGAGCAAATGAAGGCAAATTCAATGTGAATGTGTCCTGTATTTACCACTTGTGaccacagtggctgctgttcagcaaaagtttcGCAGTCGTGCTTCGACAAATTCAAAGGTGACTTACCAATTGCCTGTCTGACGTGGTCAACATCATATGTGACCTCCAGCTCGGGCACGTGCTTCTGGAGCTCCTGGGCCAGCTCCTCGGGGGTGAAGCTCATGGCATTGATGTTGTAGGTCCTCATGCTCAGCGTGTCAGCCGGCGCCTCCATCACCTCCAGCGTGGCGCGGAGGCAGTCGTCAATGTACATCATGGGCAGCCGCGTGTCGGCTTTCAAGTTGCACTCAAACTTGCCGGTTTTGATTGCGTCGTGGAAAATCTGGACGGCATAGTCTGGTCAGAGACGTAAAACAAACATCGGTATCGTGCCAGTTCAGAAATAAACCCCCTGAAGTGCAACATTAATACAGAAGTATTTgaattttaacaaatatttaacaatacTGCGGTTATGAAAAACCACGACGACAACAACAGACAGAATTTCGACGTGCACATGGGTGTGGAAGCTGGTCAGTGAAAGTTAAACTACGTAGATAGCGCGTTGAGTTATTTGATGGCCTAAAAATACAAGCAAGTACACAACAAGTCTCTGGAATAAGTCCGTTACATAACAAACTTGTGACAGGACAGGAGCGGTACAGGAATAGACTTCCATTAAGATTGAAACCTTGTATATGCTCTGAGTTTCATCTCTCTCACCTGTTGTGCCGCCCCCCGGCATGGAGTCAGCAGAGATGATTCCTGGGTAGCGGAGACAGCGGAAATCCAGGCCGTAGCGGTGGTGGTAGTACTGTTGCAGAACAGAAAGGCATCAGTCATTAATAACACAATCTTTTCAGGTTTTCAGTTGGGCCCTCAGATCAGATCTCAATGCTGTCGATTATAAATAGGAATCAAACAACAATAAGCTGTTTATTTGTGGTACTGATCTGAGATCTCACCTCTCCCATCAGCTCAGCATGGACTTTGGAGACACCATAGATGGTGCGGGGTCTCTGCACGCAGAGATCTGGTGTAGGGTTGCGCGGTGAGGTAGGCCCGAAGGCACCAATGGTGCTGGGGACAAACAGACGCAGGCCGTGCTCCGCGGCGATGTCCAGGATGTTGTgcagccctaaaaaaaaaaaaaagagcgagaCGAGAACCCTTCAAATTAAGGCATTCCACTTAACCCAGTATTTAAGTGAACCCTATCGTTGCTGTAACAACATTTAACACTAAATCTTATGGGCCAAATGGGATGAAATGACCTGTGATGTTGACAGAACGCGCCAGGGCCACGTTAGCCTCTCCGACCGCACTGAGGAGAGCGCTGTAGTGAACCAGCCAAGTGATGCGGTTGTTCACCACAATCTCCCGCAGGTTCTTGTAGTCCAGGATGTCTGAGTAGATGAAGGGGCCTGATGGGGACAGAGATGAAACTTTTGTAAATCAGCTATTTGATTCATCTTGTATATTTGctatttagaaaaataatacacagtatataaacaaGCATGGCCATTGTCTCTACTAACTTTCTCAGGGTGATTTCCTAGCTTCTGATAGACCGCTCATCTGTCTCTCACCGTTCATCAAACAGCtccaaatgtattcatttttgtttctttgttgttcaTTTCTACGTCTATTTTTTCCACTTATGTCCTAAGAGTTACAgagttcttttttgttttttgtttttttcagttggagCCTGTTGACGGCTACGCTTGTCTTTTGACAGTTCATTACTAGACACTGGCGGAACAAAGTCACCCTGTGTCAGTTTGATTTGGAATACTGTAACAACAACACTTTTCAGGAAAACGTGACGTCCTCTTTAGTACAAATAATTCAAAATCAATATGAGCTGGAGAGGCTTCAGCACTGTTGCTCTTTATCTGGTAATTTTagacagagacaaaataaaaaaaaacaaaaacaaaaacaaacaaacaaccaaaaaaaaaaaacagtggtcaGCAACATACCAgaaattttaaatgtctctgGTATTAGTCATTGATTTCGGCAACAGGGGAACTCATCTCTGTGCTCCGTCATACCATGAAACAAAGACTGGAGGTCGAATGCgcttaaaatataaatgcataaaaGCATTTGCCAAACGAATGGAATGTAATCAGATGCACCCTCAAAAACCTGACCCCtcttcaaagtaaaaaattaaacgCTAAAAAATGTCTTCTGCATCCCCGAAACGGATGAATTTCAGGTGTCCGAACTCAATTCTAATCCCGTACTGTAACTGGGTTTACTCACCACTGTGGAAAACGTTGCTTGGAGGCTTCCTTATGTCAGACAGAATGACATTGTTCTTTCCAAACCTCTTCCTGTGGGGCAGGAAAGCAATATTATACAACTTAAAAATGCCTTGGAACCTGTTCTCACGGTGCTGCAATGTATGTGACAGCTGGCCGTTTGCAGTCTGTAGGCAAATTATGTGTAACGTGCGAGACAAAACGAGAATCCTCACCTCAGCAATTTGGCGAGCCCCACCCCGAGCTGACCGAGGCCACCTGCGTTAGACAGAAAGACCAGGTGTcatcacacattaaaaacagcagcagctaatAACCATCAGCGCTGGTTTCCATGGAGACAGAAGTAACTGAGGAGAGTGGGCCataagaagaaaaggaaaaaaaaaaagaaaaggaaaaaaaaaaaaaaggtcacagcACTTGACGCctacactttgtttttaagTGGCATCCCATTGTGCTTTCATTGCCAGACCTGTTAGAATTCCTGCTGGTCTCGACTCCCCTGTCGAGAACATTTTGTACCAGCTCCTGACTTATAACCACATTgtaattataaaacaaaacaaaacaaaacaaaacaaaacaacaacaacaaaactctTTTTAAAGAGGCGCTGTGCTCCACTGTATTCGACAAGCGACCAGGAAACAGACGCTGCGTACCTGTAATGAGCACCTTGGGGTGGTCCGTCTCTGAGAAGGACACAGAGTGGAAGCTGGCATCGGACGTCACCTGTCGAGGCGAGAAGCTGATACTGCGCACAGCCACTGCCAGGGGCTGGCAGCCACACCCTGGGGTGCTGAGCAGGGCCTGCTTGGCCACCTTGCTGAGGGTTCTGATGACAGGCATATTGgtacctgcagagagagagagagagagaaaataagactgtacattttttttggccagagAATGAAGTTGTGTATCCAGATTGTTGGGCCCCTCTCCAGACTCCAGGCGCCAAGAGGCACCACGGAGGTCTAGACGTCAACAGTCAACTGAGGGAAACCGCTTGATTTACCACCGACTCAAAGGCAAGAGACCAAATCAGCAGAGGAGCAACATTGAAAACGGCTTGGGAGGCGAGAAAAAGGTGTCAGCGGGGAAGAGGCATCGGCTACAGTTCGCTGCAAATGATAGGCTTTTGTTTCCAAATGGGCGCAACGGAGAACTCGAGCGCACAGCAGCGTCAAAGCGCCTTATCCTCCGCCTTCCGCTCGCGGGCTGTTACGAAACTTCAGGGGGGGGGACATCGCTGTGGACGCTCCGGACTATACAGAACACAGGAGACATTACGCCCGCGCACGCCGAAAGCAGCTCCCGCACATGCGAGGCCGAGCCGCGAGCAACTTTTTGCGCAGAAGCGGACCTACCGAGAGCGCCGGGAGCCTCCAAACAACAGGAAAGGACGGACGAGAGTAACTTGAGAGCCTTTATACTACCCTGCCTCCGGCGAGAACCAATCAGGAGGAGAGGGCGTAGAGCGCCtcgcagcagccgcagcagccgcagcagcagcagcagcatcaggcGAAAACAGAGCCAAGATCGGCTCGGCAATTGCACAGGACGGGATTGGGAAATACTTTTTTGCCACGTTTTAGGGAATGACCTGAGAGACCTGTTTGTCTTGAACCCCCCGTGGAGGAGTTCTTGTTTGGagtagaaagaaaacaataaacactCTCG is drawn from Xiphias gladius isolate SHS-SW01 ecotype Sanya breed wild chromosome 4, ASM1685928v1, whole genome shotgun sequence and contains these coding sequences:
- the tdh gene encoding L-threonine dehydrogenase, producing MPVIRTLSKVAKQALLSTPGCGCQPLAVAVRSISFSPRQVTSDASFHSVSFSETDHPKVLITGGLGQLGVGLAKLLRKRFGKNNVILSDIRKPPSNVFHSGPFIYSDILDYKNLREIVVNNRITWLVHYSALLSAVGEANVALARSVNITGLHNILDIAAEHGLRLFVPSTIGAFGPTSPRNPTPDLCVQRPRTIYGVSKVHAELMGEYYHHRYGLDFRCLRYPGIISADSMPGGGTTDYAVQIFHDAIKTGKFECNLKADTRLPMMYIDDCLRATLEVMEAPADTLSMRTYNINAMSFTPEELAQELQKHVPELEVTYDVDHVRQAIADSWPMNFDDSNARKDWGWKHDCDLPELVQTMLNYFGAETRMARAN